The Candidatus Methanoplasma cognatum genome contains a region encoding:
- a CDS encoding formate--phosphoribosylaminoimidazolecarboxamide ligase family protein has product MRLTMISRDEVLANLDDYDLKKAKVGVVASHSALDTCDGAVSEGLRTVAVCQKGREKTFADYFRTQRDSSGNAVRGVVDEVVLVDKFKDVMLPDVQDSLMKNNVLFIPNRSFVSYGGIDAVEDRFKVPLVGSRNLLRSEERGGERDYYWILEKAGLPFPKKIEKPEDIDSLTIIKVHHKVKKLERGFFTVKDYDQFVEKSTELVKQGVIEKDFLKEARMEQYIIGPVFNLDFFRSPLEEKGEQLELLGVDWRFETSLDGYCRLPGKQQVELEDDGIMPEYTVCGHNSATLRESLLESAFEMAEKYIKAAKRYYDPGIIGPFCLQTCVDKDLNFYIYDVAPRIGGGTNVHMSVGHPYGNALWRKEMSTGRRLSMEIRRAVEQERVDEIIT; this is encoded by the coding sequence ATGAGGTTGACGATGATAAGCAGAGACGAGGTTCTGGCAAATCTTGACGATTATGATCTCAAAAAGGCCAAAGTGGGGGTCGTTGCGTCGCATTCCGCGCTGGACACCTGCGACGGAGCGGTATCCGAGGGCCTAAGGACCGTGGCGGTCTGCCAGAAGGGAAGGGAGAAGACCTTCGCCGATTACTTCAGGACTCAGCGCGACAGCTCCGGGAATGCTGTGCGGGGGGTCGTGGACGAGGTCGTCCTTGTGGACAAATTCAAGGACGTCATGCTTCCTGACGTACAGGACTCCCTGATGAAGAACAACGTGCTTTTCATCCCGAACAGATCGTTCGTCTCTTACGGCGGGATAGACGCTGTCGAAGACCGGTTCAAGGTCCCGCTTGTCGGAAGCAGGAACCTCCTCAGATCGGAAGAGAGAGGCGGCGAAAGGGATTACTACTGGATCCTGGAGAAGGCCGGTCTCCCATTCCCGAAGAAGATCGAGAAGCCCGAGGACATAGATTCCCTTACGATAATCAAGGTCCACCACAAAGTGAAGAAATTGGAAAGGGGATTCTTCACCGTTAAGGATTACGACCAATTCGTTGAGAAGTCAACAGAGCTGGTCAAACAAGGCGTCATAGAGAAGGATTTCCTAAAAGAGGCGAGGATGGAACAGTACATCATCGGGCCGGTGTTCAACCTGGACTTCTTCCGCTCTCCTCTGGAAGAGAAAGGGGAGCAGCTTGAGCTCCTGGGAGTGGACTGGAGGTTCGAGACCTCCCTTGACGGATACTGCCGGCTCCCCGGCAAGCAGCAGGTGGAGCTTGAAGATGACGGAATCATGCCGGAATACACAGTATGCGGCCATAATTCCGCAACTTTGAGGGAATCCCTTCTGGAGAGTGCATTCGAGATGGCCGAGAAGTATATCAAGGCCGCAAAGAGATACTATGACCCGGGGATAATCGGCCCGTTCTGTCTGCAGACGTGCGTAGACAAGGACCTGAACTTCTACATCTATGATGTAGCTCCGCGCATAGGAGGGGGCACCAACGTCCATATGTCGGTGGGGCACCCTTACGGCAACGCCCTTTGGAGGAAAGAGATGAGCACAGGAAGGAGGCTTTCCATGGAGATAAGAAGAGCCGTCGAACAAGAGCGCGTCGATGAGATAATTACCTGA
- a CDS encoding GNAT family N-acetyltransferase has translation MEIRQMKLKDIEKVRALEISCIKEYFAETIENKWEELPKEWKDNLGASSKNHFASYMESGLSFVAEEDGEIYGFIFAKMLEHVFDVNRLVWIENMGVHQYVRRNAIGYRLLREVLRKGQSMGAEAAHSMLQTGNAPSIMLHKKIGFFMDRREVALIDLKDPKLKL, from the coding sequence ATGGAGATCCGGCAGATGAAGCTCAAGGATATCGAGAAGGTCCGGGCGCTTGAGATATCGTGTATAAAGGAATATTTTGCGGAAACGATCGAGAACAAGTGGGAAGAGCTTCCCAAAGAGTGGAAGGACAATCTCGGAGCGAGCAGCAAGAACCACTTTGCCTCATACATGGAAAGCGGCCTCAGCTTTGTCGCGGAGGAGGACGGCGAGATATACGGCTTCATATTCGCAAAGATGCTGGAGCATGTTTTCGACGTCAATAGATTGGTGTGGATCGAGAACATGGGCGTCCATCAGTATGTTCGGAGGAACGCGATCGGATACAGACTTCTGAGGGAAGTGCTCAGAAAAGGTCAGTCCATGGGCGCCGAAGCGGCGCACAGCATGCTCCAGACAGGGAACGCGCCCTCAATAATGCTCCACAAGAAGATCGGGTTCTTCATGGACAGAAGGGAAGTTGCCCTCATAGACCTTAAAGACCCGAAACTGAAATTATGA
- a CDS encoding potassium transporter TrkA has translation MNLDHIEMTVRELLTEMKDTSEVIVDLAYASLLYNSEDMAQKVNELEEEMDDLKFVIRFKVLMSSRTKEDAKQLSGLLQVASAADKISDAAAEIVDLLKLPIERRPFVSAMLHESGEKIRATRLRPESSMVGYTIGRLGVEASTGCRIIALKNRRGWIYDPEDDVKIRAGDDIIIRGTEDGYNRLVEFATGNKPWEFPEISEDEEETTTQEEAASINDEEEEED, from the coding sequence ATGAATCTGGACCACATAGAGATGACGGTCCGCGAACTTTTGACGGAGATGAAGGACACATCCGAAGTGATAGTCGATCTGGCGTACGCATCCCTTCTGTACAACAGCGAGGACATGGCGCAGAAGGTCAATGAGCTCGAAGAAGAGATGGACGATCTTAAGTTCGTCATACGATTCAAAGTGCTGATGTCCTCAAGGACGAAAGAGGATGCGAAACAGCTCTCCGGGCTGCTGCAGGTCGCCTCCGCGGCAGACAAGATCTCCGACGCGGCGGCAGAGATCGTGGACCTTCTGAAACTGCCTATCGAGAGGCGCCCCTTCGTTTCGGCGATGCTGCACGAATCAGGCGAAAAGATCCGCGCTACAAGGCTGAGGCCGGAGTCATCTATGGTGGGGTATACGATAGGCAGATTGGGTGTCGAAGCGTCCACCGGATGCAGGATAATCGCTTTGAAGAACCGCCGCGGGTGGATATATGACCCGGAGGATGACGTCAAGATCCGTGCGGGCGACGACATAATAATAAGAGGGACCGAGGACGGATACAACCGGCTTGTGGAATTCGCAACAGGGAACAAGCCGTGGGAGTTCCCCGAAATATCCGAGGACGAGGAAGAGACCACCACGCAGGAAGAGGCGGCCAGCATAAACGACGAAGAGGAGGAGGAAGATTGA
- a CDS encoding adenylate kinase: MKTKIILLGPPGSGKGTQGEMLGGEFGFVRLSTGDMLREAARNGTPLGIKAKGYMDSGALVPNDLIINLMMEKIASLGDGTGVIFDGFPRTVEQADALGERIDVDLALNLDVDDAELVNRLTKRRSCPKCNAVYHLDYNPPAESGICDKCGSELYHRDDDKEETVVNRLNVYRRNTMPLIEYYEKRGKLRTVRGTGDIDGIFEKVKETVL, from the coding sequence ATGAAAACAAAGATCATCCTCTTAGGCCCCCCCGGATCGGGCAAAGGCACTCAGGGCGAGATGCTCGGCGGGGAATTTGGGTTCGTAAGACTTTCCACAGGGGACATGCTCAGAGAGGCCGCAAGGAACGGAACGCCGCTCGGGATCAAAGCGAAAGGATACATGGACAGCGGCGCGCTTGTCCCGAACGATCTGATAATCAACCTCATGATGGAGAAGATCGCATCCCTAGGCGACGGAACGGGAGTGATATTCGACGGTTTCCCAAGGACAGTGGAACAGGCCGATGCTCTCGGCGAGCGGATAGACGTGGACCTTGCTCTGAACCTTGACGTCGATGATGCGGAATTGGTCAACAGACTCACGAAAAGGCGCTCGTGCCCGAAATGCAATGCCGTATACCACCTAGACTACAACCCGCCGGCGGAATCGGGGATATGCGATAAATGCGGCTCGGAACTCTACCACAGAGATGATGATAAAGAGGAGACTGTCGTCAACAGGCTGAACGTATACCGCAGGAACACGATGCCCCTCATCGAATACTACGAAAAAAGGGGAAAGCTCCGGACCGTCAGAGGCACCGGGGACATTGACGGGATATTCGAGAAGGTTAAGGAAACAGTCCTCTGA
- the argS gene encoding arginine--tRNA ligase, whose product MSVECIVRFEEEVDSAVNAALEKIGHPKLRFVKEVSEKADLAVPCFSLSKELRSAPEEIAKRLAAHIEPSGMISSVSTLNGYLNFMMDAAALTEETLDSILAEGEAYGSASPNGIRINVEHTSTNPTGPIHVGRARNPIIGDTLARSLKRCGYDVQTEYYVNDVGKQVVILTWGVNNVPKGSADEEERDKTDHKLVSYYREANRLMEEKDDVKDQISQMLRKFEDGDETVIGSVRETAEAMIGGLRETLSGINVELDRYTWESDFIADGSAREVVEKLKGSEYAGQTDDGSWYLDLKDFGIQGKNTKFTFMRSDGTTLYTTRDLAYHLDKFKRADRAIDVLGEDQKLGSKQLCSALGILGSEKVPEAMFYAFVSLPEGKMSTRKGVVVYLDDLIDEAVSRATEEIRSRRKDLSEDEMLCIAKKVGIGAIRYNIIRVHPEKQFVFKWDEALNFDGNSGPYIQYVHARACSMIRKAGEYGHCTDPGMFRDEYEKALIKALSKFGRVIREAGEEKRVHVLPAYGHEVASAFNQFYAAVPVLESGENRNARLTLVECTRTVLRNVLDCLGIDCPEEM is encoded by the coding sequence ATGAGCGTGGAATGCATAGTGAGGTTTGAGGAAGAGGTCGATTCGGCGGTCAATGCGGCCCTGGAAAAGATAGGTCACCCCAAACTAAGATTTGTGAAAGAGGTCTCGGAGAAGGCGGACCTTGCGGTGCCGTGCTTCAGCCTCTCAAAAGAGCTGAGGTCCGCCCCGGAAGAAATAGCCAAAAGATTGGCAGCTCACATCGAACCGTCCGGAATGATATCATCGGTGAGCACACTCAACGGCTATCTGAATTTCATGATGGATGCGGCCGCTCTGACAGAAGAGACCTTGGACAGTATACTTGCGGAAGGTGAAGCTTACGGCTCGGCGTCTCCTAACGGCATCAGAATCAATGTCGAACATACGTCAACGAACCCCACCGGACCGATACATGTGGGAAGAGCCAGGAACCCCATAATAGGGGATACGCTGGCCAGGTCCCTGAAGAGATGCGGATATGATGTGCAGACAGAATACTACGTGAACGATGTGGGGAAGCAGGTGGTAATCCTCACATGGGGGGTCAACAATGTCCCGAAGGGTTCCGCAGATGAGGAGGAGAGGGACAAAACGGATCATAAGCTCGTCTCATATTACCGCGAAGCGAACAGGCTGATGGAAGAGAAGGACGATGTCAAAGATCAGATATCCCAGATGCTCAGAAAGTTCGAGGACGGGGATGAAACGGTCATAGGCAGCGTCAGAGAAACGGCGGAGGCGATGATCGGCGGGCTCAGGGAGACACTGTCGGGCATCAATGTAGAACTTGACAGATATACATGGGAATCGGATTTCATCGCCGACGGTTCGGCAAGGGAGGTGGTGGAGAAGCTCAAAGGGTCCGAGTATGCGGGGCAGACCGACGACGGCTCATGGTACCTTGACCTTAAGGATTTCGGGATACAGGGCAAAAATACAAAGTTCACATTCATGAGGTCCGACGGGACCACCCTCTACACAACCCGCGATCTGGCGTATCATCTGGATAAATTCAAAAGAGCGGACAGGGCGATCGACGTCCTGGGGGAGGATCAGAAGCTCGGCTCAAAGCAGCTATGCTCCGCGCTGGGGATCCTCGGCAGCGAAAAGGTCCCGGAGGCCATGTTCTATGCCTTCGTATCCCTTCCCGAAGGGAAGATGTCCACAAGGAAAGGGGTCGTCGTCTATTTGGACGATCTTATCGACGAGGCTGTGAGCCGCGCGACGGAAGAGATAAGATCCAGACGGAAGGATCTGTCCGAAGATGAGATGCTGTGCATCGCGAAAAAGGTGGGCATAGGTGCCATCCGCTACAATATAATCAGGGTCCATCCGGAAAAGCAGTTTGTCTTCAAATGGGATGAGGCGCTCAATTTCGACGGGAACAGCGGGCCGTATATCCAATACGTTCACGCGAGGGCCTGCAGCATGATCAGGAAGGCGGGGGAATACGGGCACTGCACGGATCCGGGCATGTTCCGCGACGAATATGAAAAGGCGCTGATAAAAGCGCTGTCCAAGTTCGGCAGGGTCATAAGGGAGGCTGGAGAAGAGAAGCGCGTGCACGTGCTGCCAGCATACGGCCACGAGGTGGCATCTGCGTTCAACCAGTTCTATGCGGCGGTGCCCGTCCTCGAATCCGGAGAGAACAGGAACGCAAGGCTGACGCTCGTGGAGTGCACCAGGACGGTACTGAGGAACGTCCTTGACTGTCTGGGTATAGATTGTCCGGAGGAGATGTGA
- a CDS encoding potassium channel protein — translation MNRLQEMILELKNTSEFMVDLAYSSLIYDNEEIAEEVIFLAGTMENLSAKIQEQAVDIGTSNPAEIARIVVAVRLQTSIMSIANAAKSIADVVLRGLGKHPVLAMSIKESETTISLAKVVKDSVLNGKSFAETRLSTNCGMFIIAIKRDKEYIFGPGKGTVMEEGDILIAKGPSDGVPYFKAFADGTDKELSS, via the coding sequence TTGAACAGGCTGCAGGAGATGATCTTGGAACTGAAGAACACTTCCGAGTTCATGGTGGATCTGGCGTATTCTTCCCTTATCTATGACAATGAGGAGATAGCGGAAGAGGTCATCTTCCTGGCCGGAACAATGGAGAACCTTTCCGCGAAGATCCAGGAACAGGCCGTCGATATCGGGACCAGCAATCCGGCGGAAATAGCCAGGATAGTCGTGGCGGTCAGGCTTCAGACCTCGATAATGTCCATCGCGAACGCCGCCAAATCCATAGCGGATGTCGTTCTGAGAGGGCTCGGGAAACACCCCGTCCTCGCAATGTCCATAAAAGAATCTGAGACCACCATAAGTCTTGCGAAGGTCGTGAAGGACTCTGTGCTGAACGGGAAGTCGTTTGCGGAAACGCGCCTCAGCACCAACTGCGGGATGTTCATCATCGCCATAAAAAGAGATAAAGAATACATCTTTGGTCCCGGGAAGGGCACCGTAATGGAAGAAGGGGACATACTAATCGCCAAGGGTCCGTCGGACGGCGTTCCTTATTTCAAGGCCTTTGCCGACGGTACGGATAAGGAATTATCGTCATGA
- the pyrH gene encoding UMP kinase, whose product MKEKVVVSIGGSILIPGKDDPAYIKRLADTIKEVSEMVQIVIVCGGGRIARYYTETGRDLGGSTYQLDMLGIGATRLNAQLLAVSLNELSSTDIPLTAAEAAEKSTPYNIVVMGGTVPGHTTDAVAAMVAREMRADRVVNATSVEAVYTDDPKKNPSAKRFSRMTIDELGDVVYKEHGAGRSSVFDPLGIKIAKEEKIDILMVDGRNLAELKNAILGKEISGTYVSSR is encoded by the coding sequence ATGAAAGAAAAAGTGGTCGTATCCATCGGCGGGTCCATTCTTATACCCGGCAAAGACGATCCTGCATACATAAAGAGATTGGCCGATACGATCAAAGAGGTCTCCGAGATGGTGCAGATCGTTATCGTCTGCGGAGGCGGCAGGATCGCCAGATACTATACCGAGACGGGAAGGGACCTCGGAGGTTCCACTTATCAGCTTGACATGCTCGGCATCGGCGCCACAAGACTTAACGCCCAGCTTCTGGCCGTCTCTTTGAACGAACTCTCCTCGACCGACATCCCGCTGACGGCGGCGGAGGCCGCAGAAAAGTCCACCCCTTACAACATCGTCGTGATGGGGGGCACCGTGCCCGGACACACCACCGACGCGGTGGCGGCCATGGTGGCCAGGGAGATGCGCGCGGACAGAGTGGTTAACGCGACCTCCGTGGAGGCCGTCTACACGGACGACCCGAAGAAGAACCCGTCCGCCAAGAGATTCTCAAGGATGACGATAGACGAACTGGGAGATGTGGTTTACAAGGAACACGGCGCGGGGAGGTCGAGCGTCTTCGACCCCCTCGGAATAAAGATCGCAAAAGAAGAGAAGATAGACATCCTGATGGTGGACGGCAGGAACCTCGCCGAACTGAAGAACGCCATATTGGGCAAAGAGATCAGCGGGACGTACGTCAGCTCCCGCTGA
- a CDS encoding site-2 protease family protein: MRDAADGLRRVDPGYRPVRGKISFSKTEIIHIAAAIAVLSIAYSFVMMRREGLDFDSDQTTNTLIIIGISAILVICSFLFHELGHKFVAQRYNAWSEFRAYPYGLVMALIISSVFGFLFAAPGAVYIRGHIDRRMNGKISLAGPAVNFVIAAVAIVVFLALEPGPLAYVIFMLANLNAFLGLFNMIPVPPFDGSKIVAWNVPIYVAAALVGAAELAVVWLYLLL; this comes from the coding sequence ATGAGGGATGCCGCTGACGGCCTGAGAAGAGTAGACCCGGGCTATCGGCCCGTAAGGGGTAAGATCAGTTTCAGTAAGACAGAGATCATTCACATTGCCGCTGCAATAGCCGTTCTTTCAATCGCATACTCTTTTGTTATGATGAGAAGAGAGGGGCTGGATTTTGATTCGGACCAGACAACGAATACCCTCATCATCATAGGAATATCTGCGATATTGGTCATCTGCAGTTTCCTTTTCCACGAGCTCGGACACAAATTCGTCGCCCAGAGATACAACGCATGGTCCGAGTTCAGGGCATACCCCTACGGTTTGGTGATGGCGCTGATAATCTCATCCGTCTTTGGATTCCTGTTCGCCGCGCCGGGTGCAGTTTACATAAGAGGGCACATAGATAGGAGAATGAACGGAAAGATCAGCCTCGCAGGGCCTGCGGTCAACTTCGTTATCGCGGCTGTTGCGATCGTGGTCTTCCTTGCGTTAGAGCCCGGACCTCTGGCATATGTCATATTCATGCTCGCCAACCTCAACGCATTCCTGGGTCTGTTCAATATGATCCCCGTTCCTCCCTTCGACGGATCTAAGATCGTTGCCTGGAACGTACCGATATATGTAGCTGCTGCCTTGGTCGGCGCTGCGGAACTTGCGGTCGTGTGGCTCTACCTCTTATTATAA
- a CDS encoding FAD-binding oxidoreductase: MEQRIIDSIEKIVGKEGYSTRSADLYTYGFDASIFRNSPDIVIQPRTTEQVSEIMKIANREKIPVVPRGAGTGLCGSAVPIKGGIVMAMQRMNKVKKVSVADLWVDVEPGINYNDLNDELAKYGFFFPPAPGSAEACQIGGMVALNASGMRAVKYGATRDYVLGLTYVKADGEIVRAGTRTIKDASGYQLARLMCGSEGTLGIITEITLKLTTKPKKSAYCLCTFNSIHDAGNCIAKLIARPMIPASCELMDSISIKAVNKARGNPVPDCEALCIFEADGETDEVVSRDLKIIEEVAKETGAVTITPSYDQKQIDAWTDARKSIMAALSALKPGHSSVSLADDMGVPISNVPEAVKAFQEIADKYRVTIATYGHAGDGNLHTKILIDPTDTDEWERAVKATDEIFDVCIDLGGTVTGEHGVGIAKAPKYMRERASELSSIIAIKKAMDPNNILNPGKLEQWEGSILTNLRYPCEEYM; encoded by the coding sequence ATGGAACAGAGAATAATAGACAGCATCGAGAAGATCGTAGGCAAGGAGGGGTACTCGACTAGGTCCGCGGACCTGTACACTTACGGCTTTGATGCGTCGATTTTCCGCAACAGTCCCGATATCGTAATTCAGCCGAGGACCACCGAACAGGTCTCGGAGATAATGAAGATCGCCAACAGAGAGAAGATCCCGGTCGTGCCGAGAGGCGCCGGAACAGGATTGTGCGGGTCCGCCGTGCCGATAAAAGGCGGCATAGTAATGGCCATGCAGAGGATGAACAAAGTGAAGAAGGTAAGCGTGGCGGACCTCTGGGTCGATGTCGAACCCGGGATAAACTACAATGACCTTAACGACGAACTGGCGAAATACGGATTCTTCTTCCCCCCCGCCCCCGGATCTGCCGAGGCATGTCAGATCGGAGGGATGGTCGCTCTCAACGCATCGGGTATGAGAGCGGTGAAATACGGCGCGACGAGGGATTATGTTCTTGGCCTCACATACGTCAAAGCCGACGGAGAGATAGTGCGCGCCGGAACCAGGACGATCAAAGACGCCTCAGGGTACCAGCTGGCGAGGCTGATGTGCGGCTCCGAAGGGACGCTGGGTATAATCACTGAGATAACATTGAAACTGACCACCAAACCAAAGAAGTCTGCTTACTGCCTGTGTACCTTCAACAGCATACATGACGCAGGTAACTGCATAGCGAAACTTATTGCAAGGCCGATGATCCCCGCATCCTGCGAACTCATGGACAGCATAAGCATAAAAGCGGTGAACAAAGCAAGGGGCAACCCGGTGCCTGATTGTGAGGCGCTGTGCATCTTTGAAGCCGACGGGGAGACCGACGAGGTAGTGAGCAGGGATCTGAAGATCATCGAGGAGGTCGCCAAAGAGACAGGCGCGGTAACGATCACCCCCTCCTATGACCAGAAGCAGATAGACGCCTGGACCGACGCCAGGAAATCGATCATGGCGGCGTTATCGGCGCTTAAGCCGGGACACTCATCGGTGTCGCTGGCGGACGACATGGGCGTCCCCATCTCGAATGTGCCTGAAGCCGTGAAGGCGTTCCAGGAGATCGCGGATAAGTATAGGGTGACCATCGCAACCTACGGTCACGCGGGCGACGGCAACCTGCATACGAAGATACTCATAGACCCCACTGACACAGACGAGTGGGAAAGAGCGGTGAAGGCCACCGACGAGATATTCGATGTCTGCATCGATCTTGGAGGGACGGTCACCGGCGAGCACGGCGTGGGGATAGCGAAAGCGCCTAAGTACATGAGGGAGAGGGCTTCTGAACTCTCGTCGATCATTGCGATAAAGAAGGCGATGGATCCCAACAACATCCTGAACCCGGGAAAGCTGGAACAGTGGGAAGGATCGATACTGACGAACCTGAGGTACCCCTGCGAAGAGTATATGTAA
- the prf1 gene encoding peptide chain release factor aRF-1 → MSEANALDRARYDFKKAMQEIMSYRGRGTELISVYVPSGKMISDVMSYLREEQSQASNIKSKSTMKNVTSAIDSIMSRLRTYKTTPPNGVVIFCGEVPRAGDQTRMVQYTLEPPEEVAAFLYRCDSEFFTEPLEEMLLDKKSYGLITIDRKEATLGLLSGSRITVLKHFDSLVPSKHHQGGQSSVRFERLIEIAAHEFYRKVADHATEVFLNRQELQGILVGGPGSTKDFFVKEEYLHHELRKKVVSPLFDTGYTDESGLRELVDAAKEALSDMQLTIEKEYMQRLFREIRKPDGGLAAYGEDDVRTATESGAVEVLLLSESLNKYRTEIECASGHNMKVTVDDPEEKITCPECGLAAKVLKQEDIIDEFFETADGFNTKVQLISGDSEEGDMLMRAFGGMAAILRYRAG, encoded by the coding sequence ATGAGTGAGGCTAACGCTCTGGACAGGGCCAGATACGATTTCAAGAAAGCGATGCAGGAGATAATGTCATACCGAGGAAGAGGAACGGAACTCATATCGGTCTATGTACCGAGCGGCAAAATGATATCGGACGTTATGTCGTATCTCAGGGAAGAGCAGTCCCAGGCGTCGAACATCAAGTCAAAGTCCACCATGAAGAACGTCACAAGCGCGATCGATTCCATAATGTCCAGACTCAGAACGTATAAGACGACGCCGCCGAACGGCGTGGTGATATTCTGCGGGGAGGTGCCCCGCGCGGGAGACCAGACCAGGATGGTCCAGTACACGCTGGAACCCCCGGAAGAGGTGGCCGCGTTCCTATACCGATGCGACTCTGAGTTCTTTACGGAGCCGCTTGAGGAGATGCTCCTGGACAAGAAATCATACGGCCTTATCACCATAGACAGAAAAGAGGCGACCCTCGGGCTCCTGTCGGGAAGCAGGATAACCGTTCTGAAACACTTCGACTCTCTGGTTCCAAGCAAGCATCACCAGGGCGGGCAGTCCTCGGTCCGTTTCGAAAGGCTGATAGAGATAGCCGCCCATGAGTTCTACAGAAAGGTGGCGGACCATGCTACGGAGGTTTTCCTCAACAGGCAGGAGCTTCAGGGGATATTGGTAGGCGGCCCCGGCTCGACGAAGGACTTCTTCGTGAAAGAGGAGTACCTGCACCATGAACTAAGGAAAAAGGTCGTAAGCCCCCTCTTCGATACCGGCTACACCGACGAATCCGGCCTCAGGGAGCTGGTGGATGCGGCCAAGGAGGCCCTGTCGGATATGCAGCTGACCATCGAGAAGGAGTATATGCAGAGACTCTTCAGAGAGATAAGGAAACCCGACGGAGGACTGGCGGCGTACGGCGAGGACGACGTGAGGACGGCGACGGAGTCAGGCGCGGTAGAGGTGCTGCTTCTGTCGGAGTCCCTCAACAAATACAGGACGGAGATCGAGTGCGCATCGGGACACAACATGAAGGTCACCGTCGACGATCCCGAAGAGAAGATAACTTGTCCCGAATGCGGACTGGCCGCAAAAGTGCTCAAGCAGGAGGACATCATAGATGAGTTCTTCGAGACCGCCGACGGATTCAATACAAAGGTGCAGCTTATCTCCGGAGATTCGGAGGAAGGCGATATGCTGATGAGGGCGTTCGGAGGGATGGCGGCCATATTGAGATACAGGGCGGGATGA
- a CDS encoding magnesium transporter, giving the protein MGSSKVVSGFFGRNKAVFVMGLTALTIAATADLIAGIFLGSMETYILAIPGMMVLVYSAIGMRGNIFGAMGSRLGTSMHMGTFKMSFKKGSILRANIESSIGLSFLVSLAMGVIGWAVVAIFGFGEIHIASFVFISMLGGLLAGIVLLGINLLIAWSGFKKNWDVDNITAPLIAAAGDIVTMPMLFICAWFVIHCPDQNIITLLTLLLILATVVFLVFIFARKIVLGRKDEAKRIISQSTPILLMCLVLDIAAGVIIENKTEVLIILPVLIILMPAFLNEGNALSGMLTSRLSSMLHLGTLRVSRFPGKNASENFFITYVLAAVTYSYIGVMAFLAAMMMGGPGDIGFIKVMGIVLISGMITTTILNFLSYYVAVTAVRFDLDPDDHSIPMTSSSMDLISAGVLIGVIVLLTLS; this is encoded by the coding sequence ATGGGTTCCAGCAAAGTTGTCAGCGGATTCTTCGGCCGTAACAAAGCCGTGTTCGTTATGGGGCTCACCGCGCTTACCATCGCCGCGACGGCGGACCTTATTGCCGGAATATTCCTGGGTTCGATGGAGACATACATTCTGGCCATCCCGGGAATGATGGTCCTCGTTTATTCGGCCATAGGGATGAGGGGGAACATCTTCGGCGCCATGGGTTCCAGACTCGGGACGTCCATGCACATGGGTACTTTCAAGATGTCCTTCAAAAAAGGCTCCATCCTTCGTGCCAATATCGAATCGTCCATAGGGCTCAGTTTCTTAGTGTCTCTCGCTATGGGCGTTATCGGGTGGGCGGTCGTCGCCATCTTCGGCTTCGGCGAGATACATATCGCCAGCTTCGTATTCATATCAATGCTCGGCGGCCTGCTGGCCGGGATCGTCCTTCTGGGCATCAATTTATTGATAGCATGGAGCGGTTTCAAAAAGAACTGGGATGTGGATAACATCACCGCTCCGCTGATCGCCGCTGCCGGGGACATCGTTACGATGCCTATGCTCTTCATCTGCGCCTGGTTCGTGATACACTGCCCCGATCAGAATATAATAACCCTTCTTACCCTTCTCCTGATACTTGCCACCGTTGTATTCCTCGTGTTCATATTTGCCAGGAAGATCGTGCTCGGAAGGAAGGATGAGGCGAAGAGGATAATATCTCAGTCCACACCCATACTGCTGATGTGCTTGGTGCTGGATATCGCGGCGGGGGTCATCATCGAGAACAAGACGGAAGTGCTGATCATTCTTCCCGTCCTCATAATACTGATGCCGGCTTTCCTGAACGAAGGGAACGCCCTGTCCGGAATGCTTACGTCCAGGCTCTCTTCCATGCTGCATCTGGGTACTCTTCGTGTAAGCAGATTCCCCGGCAAGAATGCGTCGGAGAACTTCTTCATCACTTACGTCCTTGCGGCGGTGACCTACAGCTATATCGGAGTGATGGCGTTCCTAGCCGCGATGATGATGGGCGGTCCGGGAGACATAGGTTTCATAAAAGTAATGGGCATAGTCCTGATATCTGGTATGATCACGACAACGATCCTTAACTTCCTTTCATACTATGTTGCGGTGACCGCCGTCAGATTTGATCTTGACCCTGACGACCACAGCATACCTATGACATCCTCCTCCATGGACCTCATCAGCGCAGGGGTGCTGATAGGCGTGATCGTACTGCTGACCTTATCCTAA